From a single Cydia amplana chromosome 10, ilCydAmpl1.1, whole genome shotgun sequence genomic region:
- the LOC134651498 gene encoding cuticle protein 76-like, whose protein sequence is MGVIIITHGPLHGVCCYCRSIKATVGPKALHIRTRASKGPTSRNMSFKVVLFACVASVCQAAGILAPVAYGGYPYNNYPAQPAIATHQSNILRSPFNLGQISTYSKAIDTPFSSVRKSDVRVSNPGLAVGGLGLASAYHAVAAPLVSHVGVSPYAAPVAKVATAGGLLGVAYSAAPAVSHMTYSNGLGLTYAW, encoded by the exons ATGGGCGTTATCATTATCACACATGGCCCTTTGCACGGTGTGTGTTGTTATTGCCGAAGTATAAAAGCCACAGTGGGCCCAAAGGCGCTACATATTCGTACCCGAGCTTCCAAGGGTCCGACGTCGAGAAATATGTCTTTCAAA GTCGTTCTCTTCGCATGTGTGGCCTCAGTCTGCCAGGCTGCAGGCATCCTTGCCCCTGTCGCCTACGGCGGCTATCCTTATAACAACTATCCGGCCCAACCGGCCATCGCCACGCACCAGTCAAATATACTGAGGTCGCCTTTTAACCTTGGACAG ATATCAACATATTCAAAGGCAATCGACACACCATTCTCAAGCGTGCGCAAATCCGATGTGCGCGTTAGCAACCCTGGACTAGCGGTCGGTGGGCTCGGCTTGGCGTCGGCGTACCATG CCGTAGCTGCGCCACTGGTGTCACATGTTGGCGTTTCTCCGTATGCTGCTCCTGTTGCTAAA GTAGCAACAGCTGGCGGGCTTCTCGGCGTAGCATATTCCGCGGCTCCCGCTGTCTCCCACATGACCTACAGCAACGGACTTGGCCTGACCTACGCATGGTAG
- the LOC134651835 gene encoding protein farnesyltransferase/geranylgeranyltransferase type-1 subunit alpha, with protein sequence MSDNEYDGNATWVPYRDRPEWKDVTPVPENDGPRPVVVIAHSEKFEDVYGYFRAVLQSNEKSERALKLTKDAVELNPANYTVWQYRRDLLKTLGTDLRPELDYVESVITHSPKNYQVWHHRKVLVEWLQDPSQELALTSDALIQDPKNYHAWQHRQWAIKTFGLYEREMDFVDNLITQDVRNNSAWNQRYFIMNNHLGWSDMNVQKEICYTMEKIKFVKNNESAWNYLRGLLLHDKRGLSGNCVVTGFCEELYKNKCRSPFLLAFILDICDEAIKKDEIGCLHNPTRGVALCEDLATKYDKIRGKYWNFMSEKFRKAKDELAAKNEDGDKVERTI encoded by the exons ATGTCTGATAATGAGTACGATGGTAACGCTACCTGGGTGCCTTATCGGGACCGCCCTGAGTGGAAAGACGTGACGCCGGTTCCTGAAAATGATGGGCCAAGGCCTGTTGTCGTCATTGCTCATTCCGAGAAAT TTGAAGATGTGTACGGGTACTTCAGGGCAGTACTGCAGAGCAATGAGAAGTCAGAACGAGCCTTGAAACTGACAAAAGATGCAGTTGAACTTAACCCAGCTAACTACACCGTGTGGCAATACAg GAGAGACTTGCTGAAAACTTTGGGGACAGATTTAAGACCTGAGCTAGATTATGTTGAATCAGTTATCACACATTCTCCCAAGAATTACCAA GTGTGGCATCACCGGAAAGTTCTAGTGGAATGGCTGCAAGACCCGTCTCAGGAGCTGGCCCTGACAAGCGATGCCTTAATACAGGACCCCAAGAACTACCACGCCTGGCAACACAGGCAATGGGCTATTAAGACTTTTGG ACTGTACGAACGCGAAATGGACTTCGTAGACAACCTCATCACCCAGGACGTACGCAACAACTCGGCGTGGAACCAGCGATACTTCATCATGAACAACCACCTCGGCTGGTCTGACATGAACGTGCAAAAAGAAATATGTTACACTATGGAAAAAATCAAATTTGTCAAAAATAACGAGAGCGCTTGGAACTATTTAAGAGGTCTATTGCTACATGATAAAAGGGGACTTAGTGGTAATTGCGTAGTGACTGGGTTCTGCGAGGAGTTGTATAAAAATAAGTGCCGTTCGCCGTTCCTTCTCGCTTTTATTCTAGATATCTGTGACGAGGCTATTAAGAAGGATGAAATAGGTTGTCTACATAATCCTACTAGAGGTGTAGCGCTGTGCGAGGATCTGGCGACGAAGTATGATAAAATTAGAGGCAAGTATTGGAACTTTATGTCTGAGAAGTTTAGAAAAGCGAAGGATGAGTTAGCTGCTAAAAATGAAGACGGCGATAAAGTTGAGCGaactatttaa